The Oncorhynchus mykiss isolate Arlee chromosome 22, USDA_OmykA_1.1, whole genome shotgun sequence sequence aggaaaggaagacccagagttacctcggctgcagaggataagttcattagagttaactgcacctcacattgcagcccaaataaatgcttcacagagttctagtaacagacacatctcaacatcaactgttcagagaagactgcgtgaatcaggccttcatggtcaaattgctgcaaagaaagcactactaaaggacaccaataataagaagatacttgcttgggccaagaaacacgagcaatggacattagacccgtggaaatctgtcctttggtctgatgagtccaaatttcagatttttggttccaacaatGTCTTTGTGAGAGTAGGTgcacagatgatctccgcatgtgtggttcccaccatgaagcatggaggaggtgtgatggtgtgggggtgctttgctggtgacactgtctgtgatttgaatagaattcaaggcacactaatTAGCCTCTACtaactccccatcccgcatgcgggagcgtaatcatcgcctgacactaatttgCATAACGCATCGGGCATAAATATctctagaaaatattcctattcatgaaaatcccCAATTAAATATATTAGccttttcaaaatatgctttacagccgaagctagacaagcatttgtgtaagtttatcatagcctagcatagcattatgccttgctagcagcaggcaacattttcacgaaaataagaaaagcaatcaaattaaatcatttacctgaagaacttcggatgttttcactcatgagactcccagttagatagcaaatgttccttttttccaaaagtATTATTTTTGGAaagtattattttatattattatattatattattattattatattaattattttatatatttttttttttgtaggcgaaatagctccgtttgttcttcacgtttggctgagaaatcgaccggaaaatgtcACAACAactccaaacttttttccaaattagctccataatatcgacagaaacatggcaaacgttgtttagaatcaatcctcaaggtgtttttcacatatctattcgataatatatccaccgggacaattggtttctcattagaagcgattggaataatggctacctctgtactttacccaagattttctgcgggagccatcatgtgaccacttgctcaatgtggtcacttacggctattcttcaacataaatgcgtaaaaatacgtcacaatgctgtagacaccttggggaatacgtagaaagcgtattctttgctatgctgtaataatGGCTTTACAATTTTTTGTCGTTAGAACAGACTAGTATTGCTTAgaatttatttagtgttgtttacactgttccaaatggtGAGAAAAAAACAATATTGTAATCAAACAGCAACTGTTTGGCACACATAATACTCACGCAAAGCTTGCTCCTATaccctcctttttcttgatcACCAGTAGTTTCCACAACTAAGTCAAATGTCTTCCACAGATCTGACTTCCCCTTTCCCACGtaagcaaccagtaaacattcacCCGTTTGGCGTTTATTTTTCACATCGTCAGCATCCATTTTGCTGTCGATATTACTGTGTTCggagtttgttataaccaatttattgattTGATTATGATAGGCTATAGGTAAGGCCCTATTCGTCACATGCATGCGATGCTTACATGTTTCACAATAAGAGAGCAAGGCTGAGGGAATAGGTAATGCTTTTTGTAAACAAGTTAGGGATTTCGGTAacaacttttcagtcagaaacgAGGAAGAAACTAAATGGCTGAAATGATGTTGCGTCGTCAGCATGGACAGCACAATAAACACTTGCTGTTAAGTGGTGCCTTTTCACTGCAGTAGGGAGGAGAGTGAGAAAACGTGAGCCTGTCACACAGGCACTCACTGTCATTTATTTTAATACAGTGTCTGATATGGACAAATAAATTGTTACATTTCGACCAATCAATTAGTCGAAAGAACAAGACGACTCTCGGTCGACAAAGATTTAGttttgtcggggacagccctacaaTCAGTCTTACCCTTGCTCTACTCAAAGGGTTGTATTGGAATGGCTTCATACAGTATCTGCGTGTATATCATTGACTGTGTTGTCTTTTTAGACCAAGAGGACCAAGAGAAACATAGTGGAGCAGGTCACTGATACAGATGCAGGTCATAAATTGAACTCAAATTTCACTGAATGTAATCCTTTtgcatgtaaatgtgatttaGTATGGACATCTATTGAGCAGAGGACTAATAGGACTAATTATCCTTTCTTGGGTACTTAACTTCAAAGTACACAAAGTTGGCTAACACATACTTGCCTCACAAGGTTACATGTTTTCTGACTTCTTTACCTTGGTGAATGCTGCTTTGGACACAGGTCCCTCTACATCTGTGGAATCCTCTGGGATGGCAGTTCAGGGGACATCTCACCAGGGACAATCTAATGAAAAGATCCTAAGTGAGTGTGTCTCCAGGGCCTGTCAGACCAGGGCTCTTGACCTCCCGCCAATCAATCCGGATGCTTTCAACCCGATTATCATCCGGTTTCTGGAAAAACTTACTGAGGAGTATGTCCAAACTTCTATTGTAGTATTTGAATGCAATGTCATCTGGAGGATTTTATAAAtggtatgtgtgttggtgtgctttTTGGTACTAAAAACATCTAATTATCTCCTATAGGCAATGGAGGCAGTTAAGCATTGGCAGGATGGACCCTGTAAGTTGCTTAACCTTGAAAATGATTCATAGATATATTAATAGATGTTTCAAGAAAATTAGATACAAGCCttttatctatctacagtatcatccACATTATCACAAACAGTTACATTCAAAGAGCATtttagtagcctactgctttTCATGCTTTCCAACGTATGCCACTTTCATGATTCTCATGAACATATGTGAGATTGTTGGTATCTCTTCGAGGAGCTTTGTTTCAGAGCCCGGCTATGAGTTATCTACCTACACTGTTTCGGTCCTACAGGTGATGAGGGCATTGCTTGCAGAGATGTGCCTGGAGATTGTGCGGTTTGTATCTGAGGCCATCCTGGAGGTCATCATCCCTGCAATTTTCCGTTTTGTACGGATATACAGCCATGTGTCTCCAGTATCCGGCAAGTCTCTGACAGAATCAGAGAGATCTTCTAGCACAAACCTGAAGGTTCGAACGAGAGGCAGCAGCAAATCCTCAAGGTCTTGCACGGCCAAATCAAGCTCCTCTCGTAATGGGTATGTTCAGTCATTCCTAAAGAAACCGGTTTCACCTAACTACACATAACCCAttttgtgaaaatatgttttgttatCTGTATAACAGTTTACTCTTAATGACCAGTTTAACTGATTACTGAATTATGCATTAATGTGACTACAGTGTCTACTATTGAATATGGAATGCTGTATTGTTTGCTTTGTATTCTCAAAGGTCTCAGACAGGGTTGCCAAATactcagggagatggtgagtctatATCATCTGAGCCACTCAGTGACTTTTTTGGGATCACTGAGGACAGTCTCCTCACTAGTGTCCAGGATTCCTTCAAAGAGTCGCTGAACAATGTCCTCTGTATCCAAAGAGAGGGCCAGGTAGACACTCAAAGTCTATCCCGGGTTATTGTTGGAGAAGTGTCAAAGAAGGTCAATTCCATAATCTCTGTGGCCATCCAAACTCCCATCTCTGGGCGAATATCCCCTGTCATTTTTGCCAGTGGTGGTGTCTCCAGCACCAAGGTGGTTGAGGAGATGGTGTCTGGCGTTTCCAACATACTTCAGATGTACATTAATGGGAAGAGTGTTGAGCAGAGTGTTGTTCTCAGAGAGGATGGTGTTGAGGAGGATATGACACATTTAACAGGACAGGTCATGACAGCCCTCAGTGGCACTGTTTTGAACTTCAGCAATAAGGAGGAAAATGATCCCGACAGGAGGGAACTGCTTTGTTTTGTTGCTGACCATATGAAGATGCTTGCATCTTGTAAAAGTTCTGAGGAGATGCTAAAACAAGGAGAGAGCAACCTCAATATCAAAGGTGCCAAATCTAGTCTTCGTCTGTCAACACAAAGTATGGACAGACTACTCACTGAGGAGTTTCAGACCAAGGCCACTGAATCGATCCGGGAGATCGTTAAAAGATTCAGGGGTTGTACATCATGTTGGTCTGGCACTACATCATCTAGTCCAACTCCTAGGATAGGTGAGATCAGAGACCTTATGATCGACCCTGAAGCCTCTGAGTTGGTAAGTACCTTTGTTTCAGACATGGACAATCTTACCCAGTCTATCAGGTCATCCTGCTCTCCTGCACAGAGTGAGCAGATCCTTCTTGAAAACCATCAGAGTAAGATCTGGTCTTACACTGTTGGTTGTTACTACAACATGAAAAATACGCTGAAGAGGCTTCTTACCTGTCCAGAAAAAGGGGATCTCTCAAGTACATTTGTGGAGAGCACAAGAGATTCTTTCACAATGGTTCCAACTTTGTGCCTGGATGTCGGTCATTCCAGTAATGGTGAGGCTGACACATCGGACTCCTTTTCTTGTAAACCACTTGTAATAACGCCCTCATCCATGAATGAACAAAAAGGACAAAGTGAGACCCCAAAACCCCTCTTGGCTCTCAAAACGTATTTGCAAGACCAAGTCCTCCTTGACACCACAAAAGCGATTGCCAGCCAGGTTCTAGTCTTGTATAAGACTGAGGTGATGGAGAAGTTCTCATCTTCTGTTGGAGAGTGTGATTCTGAAGAGTCTCTGGAGGCCAATCTATTTGTGGATGGCATCATGTCTGACTTGAATAATTTCACCAGTTCTTGTTCCGCCTCACCATCTGAGTTGTTACACAGTGAACAATGTCTCTCCGATCTCACTTTTCCACTTAATCTGCAGGACAGCACCACCAACAGTGAATCTACCCAGAGTCTTCCAGTTATAAATATGACGAAACTCTCCAGTTTGTCTTTCCAGACAAAGGCTAGAAAGGCAGTGAGTGAAGCTCTGAGATCTGTCAACCCCTTTACAACCAGCTTACCGGGAGACTCTGAAGCATCTAAATTACTGGACACCTTTGTAACAGATGTGGAGACTATTGTTCAGTCCATGCAGGCACATGAATCTGAAATTCTAAGAATTTCAAAAGTGAGCACCCTTTCTGCTGCTCGTATTATATATCATAGATTTCGAGAAATGCTGAGGCGGTTTTTCACTCCCTGCCAAGACTCTGTGAAGGTCATCAATGGTGTTACACCAATACATGACGAGACTCTCAAACAGGCTCCCAGTGAAAGTTTAGATTCACAGGTGACTTGTAATAGTGATTCTCTTGAAATCCAAGCGGACCTTCAAACCTGTACCAAGGAGGTCATTAGTCAGATC is a genomic window containing:
- the LOC110501549 gene encoding uncharacterized protein LOC110501549; protein product: MEQDAMKRNKVKTKRTKRNIVEQVTDTDAGPSTSVESSGMAVQGTSHQGQSNEKILSECVSRACQTRALDLPPINPDAFNPIIIRFLEKLTEEQWRQLSIGRMDPVMRALLAEMCLEIVRFVSEAILEVIIPAIFRFVRIYSHVSPVSGKSLTESERSSSTNLKVRTRGSSKSSRSCTAKSSSSRNGVLRRSTRGTTALQHLPRTRPLLSVKQQLSMIKNPAEQRVYAPSRRNQRSVR